One genomic segment of Amycolatopsis sp. Hca4 includes these proteins:
- a CDS encoding nucleoside deaminase, with amino-acid sequence MTTSLSVEQRWLDEAVRIATHNVENGGGPFGALIVRDGEVVATGVNRVTANLDPTAHAEVVAIRAACQELGTFKLDGCVLVSSCEPCPMCLSSALWARVDKVVFAADRDDAAKAGFDDRAFYELFDRPRETWTVPVTRLSATDGFAPFAAWLDKSDRTDY; translated from the coding sequence ATGACCACGTCCCTTTCCGTCGAGCAGCGCTGGCTGGACGAAGCCGTCCGCATCGCCACGCACAACGTCGAGAACGGCGGCGGCCCGTTCGGCGCGCTGATCGTCCGCGACGGCGAGGTCGTCGCCACCGGCGTCAACCGCGTCACGGCGAACCTCGACCCGACCGCGCACGCCGAGGTGGTCGCGATCCGCGCGGCCTGCCAGGAGCTGGGCACGTTCAAGCTGGACGGCTGCGTGCTGGTCTCCAGCTGCGAGCCGTGCCCGATGTGCCTGTCCTCGGCGCTCTGGGCGCGGGTGGACAAGGTCGTCTTCGCCGCCGACCGCGACGACGCGGCCAAGGCCGGCTTCGACGACCGCGCCTTCTACGAACTCTTCGACCGTCCCCGCGAAACGTGGACGGTACCCGTGACGCGACTGTCCGCAACGGACGGTTTCGCCCCCTTCGCGGCTTGGCTCGACAAGAGCGACCGCACCGACTACTGA
- a CDS encoding (2Fe-2S)-binding protein encodes MRVNVTVNGEHRRADNVWEGESLLYVLRERLGLPGSKNACEQGECGSCTVYLDGVPACACLVAAGQAEGREVVTVEGLASGDDLDPVQESFVEKGAVQCGFCTPGLLVAAHDLIERVPDPSDVEIREALAGNLCRCTGYEKILDAVRDAAAKKAVR; translated from the coding sequence GTGCGCGTGAACGTCACCGTCAACGGCGAGCACCGCCGGGCGGACAACGTCTGGGAAGGCGAGAGCCTGCTCTACGTGCTGCGCGAGCGGCTCGGCCTGCCGGGCTCGAAGAACGCCTGCGAACAGGGCGAATGCGGCTCCTGCACGGTCTACCTCGACGGCGTCCCGGCGTGCGCGTGCCTGGTCGCGGCCGGGCAGGCCGAAGGCCGCGAGGTCGTCACGGTCGAGGGCCTGGCGTCCGGCGACGACCTCGACCCGGTGCAGGAATCGTTCGTCGAAAAGGGCGCGGTCCAGTGCGGGTTCTGCACGCCCGGCCTGCTGGTCGCGGCGCACGACCTGATCGAGCGCGTCCCGGACCCCAGCGACGTCGAGATCCGCGAGGCCCTCGCCGGCAACCTGTGCCGCTGCACCGGCTACGAGAAGATCCTCGACGCCGTCCGCGACGCGGCCGCGAAGAAGGCCGTCCGATGA